From a single Oncorhynchus tshawytscha isolate Ot180627B linkage group LG33, Otsh_v2.0, whole genome shotgun sequence genomic region:
- the LOC112230698 gene encoding reticulon-4 receptor-like 1, with amino-acid sequence MFGRGCGGVGVLLVLCGWLELSSPCPRDCICYTSPSTVSCQAHNFLSVPEEIPAQSERVFLQNNKIQRLLRGHFSPTTAMLWLYSNNISYIQASTFHGFARLEELDLGDNRHLRALASDTFQGLGRLHALHLYHCGLLSLPSGIFEGLSSLQYLYLQDNQLEFLEDDLFVDLLNLSHLFLHGNRLWSLHQNTFRGLGVLDRLLLHQNRLQWVHRLAFHDLHRLTTLYLFNNSLTELSGACLALLPALEYLRLNDNLWECDCKALPLWDWLRRFRGSTSSLGCVSPPELQGRDLKELRKDELPSCSAGEETQGRGVIGGEAELGESLKKEEDHRLHHRNHRHRHNHHQHPHLPHGDQHNGDLSPSPLPLPRPPKGSRRNCTRNRGRKGKGGVQGGLNEVQTLREGEEKDNAPGGGKHDPSAPTRRRNKCVPRTSVGPPSGVKRANSNAASHSAGTFVCVLLAGLLSLTAVILL; translated from the exons gttgtggtggtgtaggtgtcctccTTGTCCTATGTGGGTGGTTGgagctctcctctccctgtcccagagaCTGTATCTGCTACACCTCTCCCAGCACTGTGTCCTGTCAGGCCCATAACTTTCTGTCTGTCCCAGAGGAGATCCCAGCCCAGAGCGAGAGGGTCTTCCTGCAG AACAACAAGATCCAGCGTCTCCTGCGAGGCCACTTCAGCCCCACCACGGCCATGCTGTGGCTTTACTCCAACAACATCTCCTATATCCAGGCCTCCACCTTTCACGGCTTTGCCCGCCTGGAGGAGCTGGACCTGGGGGACAACCGTCACCTGAGGGCCCTGGCTTCAGATACCTTCCAGGGGCTAGGCCGGTTACACGCCCTGCACCTCTACCACTGTGGTCTTCTCAGCCTGCCATCTGGGATATTCGAGGGGCTCAGCAGCCTGCAGTACCTCTATCTACAG gacAACCAGTTGGAGTTCCTGGAggatgatctgtttgttgacctgCTGAACCTCagccacctcttcctccatggcAACAGGCTATGGTCTCTCCACCAGAACACCTTCAG GGGTCTGGGGGTGCTGGACCGTCTCTTGCTGCACCAGAACCGTCTGCAGTGGGTCCACCGTCTGGCCTTCCACGACCTGCATCGCCTCACCACCCTCTACCTGTTCAACAACTCTCTGACTGAGCTGTCTGGGGCCTGCCTGGCTCTGTTGCCTGCTCTAGAGTACCTCAGACTCAACGACAACCTTTGGGAGTGTGACTGCAAG GCCCTGCCGCTGTGGGATTGGCTGCGAAGGTTCCGGGGCTCCACGTCGTCTCTGGGTTGCGTCTCTCCTCCAGAGCTTCAGGGCCGGGACCTGAAGGAGCTGAGGAAAGACGAACTACCCAGCTGTTCAGCAGGAGAAGAAACCCAGGGAAGAGGTGTCATAGGCGGGGAGGCCGAGCTGGGGGAGTCCCTGAAGAAAGAGGAGGACCATCGACTCCATCACAGGAACCACAGGCACCGCCATAACCACCACCAGCACCCACACCTCCCACACGGGGATCAGCACAACGGGGACCTGTCCCCCTCGCCCCTACCCCTGCCCAGGCCGCCCAAGGGGAGCCGCAGGAACTGTACCCGCAACAGGGGGCGTAAGGGAAAGGGAGGGGTTCAGGGGGGCTTGAATGAGGTGCAGacactgagagagggggaggagaaggacaaCGCCCCTGGAGGGGGTAAACATGACCCGTCTGCCCCCACTCGCAGGAGGAACAAGTGTGTCCCTAGGACTTCAGTTGGACCGCCCAGCGGGGTCAAGAGAGCCAATAGTAATGCAGCGTCCCACTCCGCTGGGACTTTTGTCTGTGTCCTATTGGCTGGGCTGCTGTCACTCACTGCTGTGATCCTCCTCTGA